One genomic segment of Mycolicibacterium chubuense NBB4 includes these proteins:
- a CDS encoding CDP-alcohol phosphatidyltransferase family protein, producing the protein MARGLKQGQAGPPRDRVLTVPNALSVIRLVLVPVFLYLLLVADRNGWAVGVLMFSGASDWADGKIARLFDNQSSRLGELLDPLVDRIYMVVVPVAMAVAGVIPWWLVVVLLGRDATLAATLPLLRSRGLAALPVTYLGKAATFALMSGLPLVLLGQYDALWSRVVLACGWGFLLWGLAMYLWSGVLYLVQVVMVMRAMPRKAIGT; encoded by the coding sequence ATGGCCCGCGGGTTGAAACAAGGGCAGGCCGGCCCGCCGCGCGACCGAGTGCTGACCGTGCCGAACGCGCTGTCGGTGATCCGCCTGGTGCTGGTGCCGGTGTTCCTGTACCTGCTGCTGGTCGCCGACCGCAACGGCTGGGCGGTCGGCGTGCTGATGTTCAGCGGTGCGTCCGACTGGGCCGACGGCAAGATCGCACGGCTGTTCGACAACCAGTCCTCCCGGCTCGGCGAACTGCTCGATCCGCTCGTCGACCGCATCTACATGGTGGTCGTCCCGGTCGCGATGGCCGTCGCCGGCGTCATCCCGTGGTGGCTGGTCGTGGTACTGCTGGGCCGCGACGCAACGCTGGCCGCGACGCTGCCGCTGCTGCGCAGCCGTGGTTTGGCCGCGCTGCCCGTCACCTACCTCGGCAAGGCCGCCACCTTCGCGCTGATGTCCGGTCTGCCGCTGGTGTTGCTCGGGCAGTACGACGCGCTGTGGAGCCGGGTGGTACTGGCCTGCGGCTGGGGCTTTCTTCTCTGGGGCCTGGCGATGTATCTGTGGTCGGGTGTGCTCTACCTGGTCCAGGTCGTCATGGTGATGCGCGCGATGCCGCGGAAGGCGATCGGGACATGA
- a CDS encoding DUF881 domain-containing protein, producing the protein MSSLGGYDPGSGRSAHAANSPTPIPVPSLLRSLLTDHLDPGYAAAAQSPRRRGRTADWTWQVLAAVVVAAVFALAWSQARATAPGVRESQQVLAGSVRAAETTTDEIAARRNQLAAAVDAERRSRLAGDAEGRRLLTDLDTANFASAATPVIGPGLTVTVTDPGVSRDLTDVSKQRVQGSRQVILDRDLQLVVNSLWVSGAEAVSVGGVRIGPNVTIRQAGGGILVDNQPIFSPYAILAVGPPHALADNFDHSSGLQRLRLLEASYGVGVSVTAGDGLTLPAGSVRDINYAKEIGAK; encoded by the coding sequence ATGAGCTCGCTGGGGGGCTACGACCCGGGCTCCGGCCGCAGCGCACACGCGGCGAACAGCCCGACGCCGATCCCGGTGCCGTCACTGCTGCGCTCGCTGCTGACCGACCACCTCGATCCCGGCTATGCGGCGGCGGCGCAGTCCCCGCGGCGGCGCGGCCGGACCGCGGACTGGACCTGGCAGGTGCTCGCCGCGGTCGTCGTGGCGGCGGTGTTCGCACTGGCGTGGTCGCAGGCGCGGGCGACCGCACCCGGGGTGCGCGAGTCTCAGCAGGTGCTGGCCGGCAGTGTGCGCGCCGCCGAGACCACGACGGACGAGATCGCCGCGCGACGGAACCAGCTTGCCGCCGCCGTGGACGCCGAACGCCGCAGCCGGCTGGCCGGCGACGCGGAGGGCAGGCGGCTGCTGACCGATCTCGACACGGCGAACTTCGCGTCGGCCGCCACGCCGGTGATCGGTCCCGGGCTCACCGTCACCGTCACCGACCCCGGCGTCTCCCGCGACCTGACCGACGTCTCCAAACAGCGGGTGCAGGGCAGCCGGCAGGTGATTCTCGACCGGGATCTGCAGTTGGTCGTGAACTCGCTGTGGGTCAGCGGGGCCGAGGCCGTCTCCGTCGGGGGAGTGCGCATCGGACCCAACGTGACCATCCGCCAGGCCGGCGGCGGCATCCTCGTCGACAACCAGCCGATCTTCAGCCCGTATGCCATCCTCGCCGTGGGACCTCCGCATGCGCTGGCCGACAACTTCGACCACAGCTCGGGCCTGCAGCGCCTCCGGCTTCTCGAGGCGTCCTACGGCGTCGGGGTCAGCGTCACCGCCGGCGACGGGCTGACACTGCCGGCCGGATCGGTTCGAGACATCAACTACGCCAAGGAGATCGGGGCCAAGTGA
- a CDS encoding small basic family protein — protein sequence MIGIVALVVGIVLGVVFHPGVPEAIQPYLPIAVVAALDAVFGGLRAYLERIFDSKVFVVSFVFNVLVAALIVFVGDQLGVGTQLSTAIIVVLGIRIFGNAAALRRRLFGA from the coding sequence TTGATAGGCATCGTCGCACTCGTCGTCGGCATCGTGCTGGGCGTGGTCTTCCACCCCGGCGTTCCCGAGGCGATCCAGCCCTACCTGCCCATCGCGGTGGTCGCCGCCCTCGACGCGGTCTTCGGCGGGCTGCGGGCGTACCTGGAGCGGATCTTCGACTCGAAGGTGTTCGTGGTGTCGTTCGTCTTCAACGTCCTGGTGGCCGCGCTGATCGTGTTCGTCGGCGATCAGCTCGGTGTCGGGACGCAGTTGTCGACCGCGATCATCGTGGTGCTCGGCATCCGGATCTTCGGCAACGCGGCCGCGCTGCGGCGCCGGCTGTTCGGGGCGTGA
- a CDS encoding DUF881 domain-containing protein, with protein sequence MTDDQAPQQPAPHHAPHHAADHAANHHGRHELPRDEPAPEIGTLHGGGLKGMLRRGRSQKVFGVLAVLLCLLLGVAIATQVRQTGSGDSLETARPADLLVLLDSLQQREAALNTEVADLQRTLDQLQASGSSDQAAIENARARLAALSILIGTVPATGPGVTLTIQDPAHGVAAETMLDVINELRAAGAEAMEIHGEQNGQQAAVRVGVDTWVVGAAGALVVDSTTLGPPYSVLAIGDPPTLAAAMNIPGGAMDSIERVGGSMVIQQSDRVDVTALRQPKARQYAQPVK encoded by the coding sequence ATGACCGACGACCAGGCGCCCCAGCAGCCCGCCCCCCATCACGCCCCACACCATGCCGCCGACCACGCCGCCAACCATCATGGCCGCCACGAACTGCCGCGCGACGAGCCCGCCCCCGAGATCGGCACACTGCACGGCGGCGGGCTGAAAGGAATGCTGCGCCGCGGACGGTCGCAGAAGGTCTTCGGAGTGCTGGCCGTGCTGCTGTGTCTGCTGCTGGGCGTCGCGATCGCGACGCAGGTCCGGCAGACGGGCTCGGGCGATTCCCTGGAAACGGCGCGGCCGGCCGACCTGCTGGTGCTGCTCGACTCCCTGCAACAGCGCGAAGCCGCGCTCAACACCGAGGTCGCCGACCTGCAGCGGACACTGGACCAGCTGCAGGCCTCCGGCAGCAGCGACCAGGCGGCGATCGAGAACGCCCGCGCCCGGCTGGCGGCGCTGTCGATCCTGATCGGCACGGTGCCCGCGACCGGCCCCGGCGTGACGCTGACGATCCAGGATCCCGCGCACGGCGTCGCCGCCGAGACCATGCTCGACGTCATCAACGAGCTGCGGGCCGCGGGCGCCGAGGCGATGGAGATCCACGGTGAACAGAACGGCCAGCAGGCCGCGGTGCGCGTCGGCGTCGACACCTGGGTCGTCGGCGCGGCGGGCGCGCTCGTCGTCGACTCCACCACCCTCGGGCCCCCGTATTCGGTTCTGGCGATTGGTGATCCGCCGACACTGGCCGCCGCGATGAACATTCCCGGCGGAGCGATGGACAGCATCGAACGCGTCGGCGGCTCGATGGTGATACAACAATCCGACCGGGTCGACGTCACCGCCTTGCGGCAACCGAAAGCGCGCCAATACGCTCAGCCCGTCAAATGA
- the gcvH gene encoding glycine cleavage system protein GcvH, translating into MTDIPADLSYTAEHEWVQRTGDDTVRVGITDYAQSALGDVVFVQLPDVGSEVTSGESFGEVESTKSVSDLYAPITAKVIAVNGDLEANPQLVNSDPYGEGWLVELRADGESLQAGLSELLDVEAYRAHVTD; encoded by the coding sequence GTGACCGACATCCCCGCCGACCTGTCCTACACCGCCGAACACGAGTGGGTGCAGCGGACCGGCGACGACACGGTCCGTGTCGGCATCACCGACTACGCGCAGTCGGCGCTCGGCGATGTGGTGTTCGTCCAACTTCCCGACGTGGGTTCGGAAGTGACGTCGGGAGAGTCGTTCGGCGAGGTCGAGTCGACGAAGTCGGTCTCGGACCTCTACGCGCCCATCACCGCGAAAGTCATTGCCGTCAACGGTGATCTGGAGGCCAATCCGCAGCTGGTCAACTCCGATCCCTATGGCGAGGGCTGGCTGGTGGAGTTGCGGGCCGACGGCGAGTCGCTGCAGGCCGGTCTGAGCGAACTGCTGGACGTGGAGGCCTACCGCGCCCACGTGACCGACTGA
- the garA gene encoding glycogen accumulation regulator GarA: protein MTDKDFNSGADSDEVTVETTSVFRADFLNELDAPPAPGGETAVSGVEGLPVGSALLVVKRGPNAGSRFLLDQPTTSAGRHPDSDIFLDDVTVSRRHAEFRLENGEFQVVDVGSLNGTYVNREPVDSAVLANGDEVQIGKFRLVFLTGPKGNDGNGPS from the coding sequence GTGACGGACAAAGACTTCAATTCGGGGGCTGACTCTGACGAAGTCACGGTGGAAACGACATCGGTCTTCCGCGCCGACTTCCTCAACGAATTGGACGCTCCGCCCGCTCCGGGCGGAGAGACCGCGGTGTCCGGCGTCGAGGGCCTGCCCGTCGGGTCGGCGCTGCTGGTCGTCAAGCGGGGGCCCAACGCGGGCTCGCGCTTCCTTCTCGACCAGCCCACCACGTCAGCGGGCCGCCATCCCGACAGCGACATCTTCCTCGACGACGTCACGGTGAGCCGCCGGCACGCGGAGTTCCGTCTGGAGAACGGCGAGTTCCAGGTCGTCGACGTGGGCAGCCTCAACGGCACCTACGTCAATCGTGAGCCCGTCGACTCGGCGGTGCTCGCCAACGGCGACGAGGTGCAGATCGGCAAATTCCGTCTGGTGTTCCTCACCGGCCCCAAGGGCAACGACGGCAACGGGCCGAGCTAG
- a CDS encoding MerR family transcriptional regulator encodes MTQPDTPALGGMSIGAVLDLLRSEFPDVTISKIRFLEAEGLVTPERTASGYRRFTAYDCARLRFILTAQRDHYLPLKVIKAQLDAQPDGELPQSGSAYAAPRLVQVTGEGTTALGSPPGPTQVRLSREDVLERSGVDEDLLNSLVKAGIITPVFKGPRAAFYDEHSVVIAQCARALADYGVEPRHLRAFRSAADRQSDLIAQIAGPVVKAGKAGARDRADDLAREVAALAITLHTSLIKSAVRDVLDR; translated from the coding sequence ATGACTCAACCCGACACACCTGCACTGGGCGGGATGTCGATCGGAGCCGTGCTCGATCTGCTGCGGAGCGAGTTTCCCGACGTCACGATCTCGAAGATCCGCTTCCTGGAGGCCGAGGGGCTGGTGACCCCGGAGCGGACCGCATCGGGTTACCGGCGGTTCACCGCCTACGACTGCGCGCGCCTGCGGTTCATCCTCACCGCCCAACGCGACCATTATTTGCCCCTGAAGGTCATCAAGGCCCAACTCGACGCGCAACCCGACGGCGAGCTGCCGCAGAGCGGATCGGCCTATGCGGCACCGCGTCTGGTGCAGGTGACCGGCGAGGGGACCACCGCGCTGGGCAGCCCGCCGGGTCCCACGCAGGTGCGGTTGAGCCGAGAAGACGTACTGGAGCGCTCCGGCGTCGACGAGGACCTGCTGAACTCGTTGGTGAAGGCGGGCATCATCACGCCGGTCTTCAAGGGGCCGCGGGCCGCGTTCTACGACGAGCATTCGGTCGTCATCGCCCAATGTGCGCGTGCGCTGGCCGACTACGGCGTCGAGCCACGGCATCTGCGCGCGTTCCGCTCGGCCGCCGACCGCCAGTCCGATCTGATCGCCCAGATCGCGGGCCCAGTGGTCAAGGCCGGCAAGGCCGGAGCCCGCGACCGCGCCGACGATCTGGCACGGGAAGTCGCGGCCCTGGCGATCACCCTCCACACGTCACTGATCAAATCGGCCGTACGCGACGTTCTGGATCGCTGA
- a CDS encoding bifunctional nuclease family protein gives MGEVRVIGIRVEQPQNQPVLLLRESNGDRYLPIWIGQSEAAAIALEQQGVEPTRPLTHDLIRDVIAALGHSLKEVRIVDLQEGTFYADLIFDRDIKVSARPSDSVAIALRVGVPIYVEEAVLAEAGLLIPDENDEEPTGAVREDEVEKFKEFLDSVSPDDFKAT, from the coding sequence ATGGGTGAGGTTCGTGTGATCGGCATTCGAGTCGAGCAGCCGCAGAACCAGCCCGTCCTTCTGCTGCGAGAGTCCAACGGCGACCGCTATCTGCCGATCTGGATCGGGCAGTCGGAAGCCGCCGCCATCGCGCTGGAACAGCAGGGGGTCGAGCCGACACGGCCGCTGACCCACGACCTGATTCGCGATGTCATTGCCGCGCTTGGGCATTCGCTCAAAGAGGTGCGCATCGTCGATCTGCAGGAAGGCACCTTCTACGCGGATCTGATCTTCGATCGCGACATCAAGGTCTCGGCCCGCCCGTCGGACTCGGTGGCGATCGCACTGCGCGTCGGCGTGCCCATCTACGTCGAGGAAGCCGTGCTGGCCGAGGCCGGGTTGCTGATCCCCGACGAGAACGACGAGGAGCCCACGGGCGCCGTCCGCGAGGACGAGGTCGAGAAGTTCAAGGAGTTCCTCGACAGCGTGTCGCCCGACGACTTCAAAGCGACCTGA
- a CDS encoding MerR family transcriptional regulator, which translates to MGDTPRQEQLDLTTGSPQADTLPRVATEPVQAGLFPDDSVPDELVGYRGPSACQIAGITYRQLDYWARTSLVVPSIRGAAGSGSQRLYSFKDILVLKIVKRLLDTGISLHNIRVAVDHLRQRGVQDLANITLFSDGTTVYECTSAEEVVDLLQGGQGVFGIAVSGAMRELTGAIADFPGERADGGESISAPEDELASRRKHRDRKIG; encoded by the coding sequence GTGGGAGACACGCCACGCCAGGAGCAGCTGGATCTGACCACAGGCTCCCCGCAGGCGGACACTCTTCCCCGAGTGGCTACCGAGCCCGTGCAGGCCGGCCTGTTCCCCGATGACTCGGTGCCCGACGAGCTCGTCGGGTACCGCGGGCCCAGCGCCTGCCAGATCGCCGGCATCACCTACCGCCAGCTCGACTACTGGGCACGCACCTCTCTGGTCGTGCCGTCGATCCGCGGCGCCGCCGGCTCAGGCAGCCAACGGCTCTACTCCTTCAAGGACATCCTGGTCCTCAAGATCGTCAAGCGTCTCCTCGACACCGGCATCTCGCTGCACAACATCCGTGTCGCGGTGGACCACCTGCGGCAGCGCGGGGTGCAGGACCTGGCCAACATCACGCTGTTCTCCGACGGCACCACGGTCTACGAGTGCACCTCTGCCGAAGAGGTCGTGGACCTCCTGCAGGGCGGCCAGGGCGTGTTCGGGATCGCGGTGTCCGGTGCGATGCGCGAGCTGACCGGTGCGATCGCCGACTTCCCGGGCGAGCGTGCCGACGGCGGCGAGTCGATCTCGGCGCCGGAGGACGAGCTGGCGTCTCGGCGCAAGCACCGCGACCGCAAGATCGGCTGA